The Pseudomonas kermanshahensis genome includes a window with the following:
- a CDS encoding type IV pilus secretin PilQ, whose translation MKRLWIAAAFVLSIPLATAAPTRGEPLSLNFQDVQVRAVLQVLADHAGVNLVASDSVQGNITLRLQDVPWEQALDLVLRSKGLARREEGNVLLVAPAAELAGQSLDARLGQALDAQLQPLQRELMPIHHAVASELAELLLATLADDGILTGRGSLSVDARTNTLVAYQPADRLAELRHLVAQLDVPVRQVAIEARIVEANVDYEKSLGVRWGGPLYGENVRPGKELFVDLGVERAGSSVGLGLLRGGILLDLELSAMEKSGNGEIISQPKVVTADKETARILKGTEVPYQETSKSGATSVSFREASLSLEVTPQITPDNKVIMTVRVTKDEPDYVNALNNVPPIRKNEVNAKVRVADGETIVIGGVYSTTQNNVVDKVPFFGDLPYVGRLFRRDVLQEKKSELLVFLTPRIMSDQAIAVSR comes from the coding sequence ATGAAAAGGCTATGGATAGCGGCGGCGTTCGTCTTGTCGATCCCGCTGGCGACGGCAGCCCCCACTCGGGGTGAGCCACTGTCGCTGAACTTTCAGGATGTGCAGGTGCGCGCCGTATTGCAGGTGCTGGCAGACCATGCCGGCGTGAACCTGGTTGCCAGCGATTCGGTGCAGGGCAATATCACCTTGCGGCTTCAGGATGTGCCCTGGGAGCAGGCGCTGGATTTGGTGCTGCGCAGCAAGGGCCTGGCCCGGCGTGAAGAGGGCAATGTGCTGCTGGTGGCGCCGGCGGCGGAGCTTGCTGGGCAATCACTCGACGCCCGACTAGGCCAGGCGCTGGATGCGCAATTGCAACCGCTGCAGCGTGAACTGATGCCGATCCACCATGCCGTAGCCTCCGAGCTCGCAGAGCTGTTGCTGGCAACCCTGGCAGACGACGGCATCCTCACTGGGCGAGGCAGTTTGAGCGTTGATGCGCGCACCAATACCCTGGTGGCCTACCAGCCCGCTGACCGCCTTGCCGAGCTGCGCCACCTGGTGGCGCAGCTGGATGTGCCGGTGCGTCAGGTGGCGATCGAGGCACGCATCGTCGAGGCCAATGTCGATTACGAAAAGAGCCTTGGGGTGCGTTGGGGTGGGCCCTTGTACGGTGAGAACGTAAGGCCAGGCAAGGAGCTGTTCGTCGACCTTGGGGTGGAGCGTGCCGGCTCCAGCGTCGGCCTGGGCCTGCTGCGTGGCGGCATCTTGCTAGACCTTGAACTCAGCGCCATGGAAAAGAGCGGCAATGGCGAAATCATCTCGCAGCCCAAGGTGGTCACGGCCGACAAGGAAACGGCCAGGATCCTCAAAGGTACCGAGGTGCCCTACCAGGAAACCAGCAAGAGTGGCGCCACGTCCGTGTCGTTTCGCGAAGCGTCCCTGTCGCTTGAAGTCACCCCGCAGATTACCCCGGACAACAAGGTCATCATGACGGTCAGGGTGACCAAGGACGAGCCTGATTACGTCAATGCCTTGAACAACGTACCGCCGATCCGCAAGAACGAGGTCAATGCCAAGGTTCGCGTGGCGGACGGCGAAACGATCGTTATCGGTGGCGTCTACTCGACCACGCAAAACAATGTGGTCGACAAGGTGCCATTTTTCGGCGATCTGCCGTATGTTGGGCGGCTGTTTCGACGCGATGTATTACAAGAGAAAAAATCCGAGCTGCTGGTCTTCCTGACTCCGCGTATCATGAGTGACCAGGCGATTGCTGTGAGTCGTTGA
- a CDS encoding PilN domain-containing protein — MMRLNLLPWRERQRRSMLRRFQWMLLGSAALALCAVMLIDQLARQRAQQQGLNTVSRHSAIALLDEQLEQHAEVRAAHDAAQAHAAVLASLRADQGVFPALLSDLEAALPAGLQLTELTLVGGRLQVTGQAASGAVVAQFIRDLERSAVLQGLELKRVKHLPSGEEFVLAARVSAFWS; from the coding sequence ATGATGCGTCTGAACCTTTTGCCCTGGCGCGAGCGGCAGCGCCGGTCGATGCTTCGGCGCTTTCAGTGGATGTTGCTTGGCAGTGCGGCGCTGGCCCTGTGCGCCGTGATGCTGATCGATCAACTGGCACGCCAACGTGCGCAGCAGCAAGGGTTGAACACTGTTAGCCGTCACTCCGCCATTGCGCTGCTGGATGAACAGTTGGAGCAGCACGCTGAAGTGCGTGCCGCCCACGATGCTGCCCAGGCACACGCTGCGGTGTTGGCCAGCCTGCGTGCCGATCAAGGTGTATTCCCCGCGTTGCTTAGCGACCTGGAGGCCGCATTGCCTGCTGGTCTGCAGCTCACTGAACTCACGTTGGTAGGCGGCCGTTTGCAGGTGACCGGCCAGGCCGCGTCCGGTGCCGTGGTCGCTCAGTTCATACGCGACCTTGAGCGGTCCGCGGTACTGCAAGGCCTGGAGCTCAAGCGTGTGAAGCACCTGCCTTCGGGCGAAGAGTTTGTCCTGGCAGCGCGTGTGTCGGCGTTTTGGTCGTGA
- the gltB gene encoding glutamate synthase large subunit — protein sequence MKTGLYHPEEFKDNCGFGLIAHMTGEPSHHLLQTAMQALTCMTHRGGINADGKTGDGCGLLMQKPDQFLRAVAQEQFAVELPKQYAVGMVFFNQDPVKAEAARANMDREILAAGLKLVGWRKVPIDTRVLGRLALERLPQIEQVFIGGEGLSDQEFAIKLFSARRRSSVANAHDTDHYICSFSHKTIIYKGLMMPRDLAAFYPDLGDERLQTAICVFHQRFSTNTLPKWPLAQPFRFLAHNGEINTITGNRNWAMARRTKFANDQIPDLEELGPLVNRVGSDSSSMDNMLELMVTGGIDLFRGVRMLVPPAWQNVETMDADLRAFYEYNSMHMEPWDGPAGIVMTEGRHAVCLLDRNGLRPARWVTTTNGYITIASEIGVWDYKPEDVIAKGRVGPGQIFAVDTETGQILDTDAIDNRLKSRHPYKRWLRQHATRIQATLTDDQGAASYDADQLKQYMKMFQVTFEERDQVLRPLGEQGQEAVGSMGDDTPMAVLSQRVRSPYDFFRQQFAQVTNPPIDPLREAIVMSLEICLGAERNIFQESPEHASRVILSSPVISPAKWRSLMNLEREGFDRQLIDLNYEQSVGLEAAIRNIADQAEEAVRSGKTQLVLSDRYIAPGKLPVHASLAVGAVHHRLTEQGLRCDSNILVETATARDPHHFAVLLGFGASAVYPYLAYEVLADLIRTGEVLGDLDEVFKYYRKGISKGLLKILSKMGISTIASYRGAQLFEAIGLAEEVVGLSFKGVSSRIKGARFEDLESDQKLLAAEAWSARKPIQQGGLLKFVHGGEYHAYNPDVVNTLQAAVQQGDYAKFKEYTSLVDQRPVSMIRDLLKVKVADQPLAIEQIEPLEAILKRFDSAGISLGALSPEAHEALAEAMNRLGARSNSGEGGEDPSRYGTVRSSKIKQVATGRFGVTPEYLVNAEVLQIKVAQGAKPGEGGQLPGGKVNGLIAKLRYAVPGVTLISPPPHHDIYSIEDLAQLIYDLKQVNPQALVSVKLVAEAGVGTIAAGVAKAYADLITISGYDGGTGASPLTSIKYAGAPWELGLAETHQTLRGNDLRGKVRVQTDGGLKTGLDVIKAAILGAESFGFGTAPMIALGCKYLRICHLNNCATGVATQNDKLRKDHYIGTVDMVINFFTFVAEETREWLAKLGVRSLGELIGRTDLLDILPGDTERQQYLDLSPLLGSSHIPADKPQFCEVDKNPPFDKGELAEKMVEMAMPAIRDQSGGEFSLDICNCDRSIGARISGEIARLHGNQGMAAAPITFRFKGTAGQSFGVWNAGGLNLHLEGDANDYVGKGMTGGKVTIVPPAGSPFETQHSAIVGNTCLYGATGGKLFAAGTAGERFAVRNSGAHAVVEGTGDHCCEYMTGGFVCVLGKTGYNFGSGMTGGFAYVLDMDNSFVDKLNHELVEIQRISGEAMEAYRSHLARVLGEYVDETGSEWGRELFENLDDYVRRFWLVKPKAANLKQLLSSTRANPQ from the coding sequence ATGAAAACAGGTCTGTACCATCCCGAAGAATTCAAGGACAACTGTGGTTTTGGCCTGATCGCCCATATGACGGGCGAGCCAAGTCACCACCTTCTGCAAACCGCCATGCAGGCACTGACGTGCATGACCCACCGCGGCGGTATCAACGCCGACGGCAAGACCGGTGACGGTTGCGGTCTGCTCATGCAGAAGCCCGATCAATTCCTGCGGGCCGTGGCCCAGGAACAATTTGCCGTCGAGCTGCCCAAGCAGTACGCCGTCGGCATGGTGTTCTTCAACCAGGACCCGGTCAAAGCAGAAGCCGCCCGCGCCAACATGGACCGCGAGATCCTCGCCGCTGGCCTGAAGCTGGTCGGCTGGCGCAAGGTGCCGATCGACACCCGCGTGCTGGGTCGCCTGGCGCTGGAGCGCCTGCCGCAGATCGAACAGGTGTTCATCGGCGGTGAAGGCCTGAGCGATCAGGAATTCGCCATCAAGCTGTTCAGTGCCCGTCGTCGTTCGTCCGTGGCCAACGCCCACGACACCGACCACTACATCTGCAGCTTCTCGCACAAGACCATCATCTACAAAGGCCTGATGATGCCGCGCGACCTCGCGGCGTTTTATCCAGACCTGGGTGACGAGCGCCTGCAGACCGCGATCTGCGTGTTCCACCAGCGCTTCTCCACCAACACCCTGCCGAAATGGCCGCTGGCGCAGCCGTTCCGGTTCCTCGCCCATAACGGCGAGATCAACACCATCACTGGCAACCGCAACTGGGCCATGGCCCGTCGCACCAAGTTCGCCAATGACCAGATCCCTGACCTCGAAGAACTCGGCCCGCTGGTCAACCGCGTGGGCTCCGACTCGTCGAGCATGGACAACATGCTCGAGCTGATGGTCACCGGCGGCATCGACCTGTTCCGCGGCGTGCGCATGCTGGTACCGCCGGCCTGGCAGAACGTCGAGACCATGGACGCCGACCTGCGCGCCTTCTACGAGTACAACTCCATGCACATGGAGCCGTGGGATGGCCCGGCCGGTATCGTCATGACCGAAGGCCGCCACGCGGTGTGCCTGCTCGACCGTAACGGCCTGCGCCCGGCACGTTGGGTGACCACCACCAATGGCTACATCACCATTGCGTCGGAAATCGGCGTATGGGACTACAAGCCTGAAGACGTCATTGCCAAGGGCCGTGTCGGCCCGGGCCAGATCTTCGCCGTGGACACCGAAACCGGCCAGATCCTCGACACCGACGCCATCGACAACCGTCTGAAGTCGCGCCATCCGTACAAGCGCTGGCTGCGTCAGCACGCCACGCGTATCCAGGCGACCTTGACCGACGACCAGGGCGCGGCCAGCTACGATGCTGACCAGCTCAAGCAATACATGAAGATGTTCCAGGTCACCTTCGAAGAGCGTGACCAGGTGCTGCGCCCGCTGGGTGAGCAGGGCCAGGAAGCGGTCGGCTCGATGGGTGACGACACGCCGATGGCTGTGTTGTCGCAGCGCGTGCGTTCTCCGTATGACTTCTTCCGCCAGCAGTTTGCGCAGGTCACCAACCCGCCGATCGACCCGCTGCGCGAAGCGATCGTCATGTCGCTGGAGATCTGCCTGGGCGCCGAGCGCAACATCTTCCAGGAGTCCCCGGAGCACGCCTCGCGGGTCATCCTCAGCTCGCCGGTCATCTCGCCTGCCAAGTGGCGCTCGCTGATGAACCTGGAGCGTGAAGGCTTCGACCGCCAACTGATCGACCTCAACTACGAGCAAAGCGTCGGCCTGGAAGCGGCCATCCGCAACATCGCCGACCAAGCCGAAGAAGCGGTGCGCAGTGGCAAGACTCAGCTGGTGCTGAGCGACCGTTACATCGCCCCGGGCAAGTTGCCGGTGCACGCTTCGCTCGCCGTGGGTGCCGTACACCACCGCCTGACCGAGCAGGGCCTGCGGTGCGACAGCAACATTCTGGTCGAAACCGCTACCGCCCGTGACCCGCACCACTTCGCTGTGCTGCTGGGCTTCGGTGCCTCGGCCGTCTACCCGTACCTGGCGTACGAAGTGCTGGCCGACCTGATCCGTACCGGCGAAGTGCTGGGCGATCTGGACGAGGTGTTCAAGTATTACCGCAAAGGCATCTCCAAGGGCCTGCTGAAGATCCTGTCGAAGATGGGCATCTCCACCATCGCTTCGTACCGGGGTGCGCAGCTGTTCGAAGCCATCGGTCTGGCCGAGGAAGTAGTCGGCCTGAGCTTCAAGGGCGTGTCGAGCCGCATCAAGGGTGCGCGTTTCGAAGACCTGGAAAGCGACCAGAAGCTGCTCGCCGCCGAAGCCTGGAGCGCGCGCAAGCCTATCCAGCAAGGTGGCCTGCTCAAATTCGTCCACGGTGGCGAATACCACGCCTACAACCCGGATGTGGTCAACACCCTGCAGGCGGCTGTGCAGCAGGGCGACTACGCCAAGTTCAAGGAATACACCTCGCTGGTCGACCAGCGCCCGGTGTCGATGATCCGCGACCTGCTCAAGGTCAAAGTGGCCGACCAGCCGCTGGCGATCGAGCAGATCGAACCGTTGGAGGCCATCCTCAAGCGCTTCGATTCCGCCGGTATCTCGCTGGGCGCTTTGTCGCCAGAAGCCCACGAGGCGCTGGCCGAGGCCATGAACCGCCTGGGCGCGCGTTCCAACTCGGGCGAGGGCGGTGAAGACCCGTCGCGCTACGGCACCGTGCGCAGCTCCAAGATCAAGCAGGTGGCCACCGGCCGCTTTGGCGTGACCCCGGAATACCTGGTCAACGCCGAAGTGCTGCAGATCAAGGTAGCCCAGGGCGCCAAGCCGGGTGAGGGCGGCCAGTTGCCAGGCGGCAAGGTCAACGGCCTGATCGCCAAGCTGCGCTACGCGGTACCGGGCGTGACCCTGATCTCGCCACCGCCGCACCACGATATCTACTCGATCGAAGACCTGGCCCAGCTGATCTACGACCTCAAGCAGGTCAACCCGCAGGCGCTGGTCTCGGTCAAGCTGGTCGCCGAAGCAGGCGTGGGTACCATCGCCGCCGGCGTGGCCAAGGCCTACGCCGACCTGATTACCATCTCGGGCTACGACGGCGGTACCGGTGCTTCGCCACTGACCTCCATCAAGTACGCGGGCGCGCCGTGGGAGCTCGGCCTTGCCGAAACCCACCAGACCCTGCGCGGCAACGACCTGCGCGGCAAAGTGCGGGTGCAGACCGACGGTGGCCTGAAAACCGGCCTCGACGTGATCAAGGCGGCCATTCTCGGCGCCGAGAGCTTCGGCTTCGGCACCGCGCCGATGATCGCCCTGGGCTGCAAATACCTGCGTATTTGCCACCTGAACAACTGCGCCACCGGCGTCGCCACCCAGAACGACAAGCTGCGCAAGGACCACTACATCGGCACCGTCGACATGGTGATCAACTTCTTCACCTTCGTCGCCGAAGAGACCCGCGAGTGGCTGGCCAAACTGGGTGTGCGTAGCCTGGGCGAGCTGATCGGCCGCACCGACCTGCTCGACATCCTGCCAGGCGACACCGAGCGCCAGCAGTACCTGGACCTGTCGCCGCTGCTGGGCAGTTCGCACATTCCGGCGGACAAGCCGCAGTTCTGCGAAGTCGACAAGAACCCGCCGTTCGACAAGGGCGAGCTGGCCGAGAAGATGGTCGAAATGGCCATGCCGGCGATCCGCGACCAGTCCGGTGGCGAGTTCAGCCTCGACATCTGCAACTGTGACCGCTCCATCGGTGCACGCATCTCGGGTGAGATCGCCCGCTTGCACGGCAACCAGGGCATGGCCGCCGCGCCGATCACCTTCCGCTTCAAGGGGACTGCGGGCCAGAGCTTCGGCGTGTGGAACGCCGGTGGCCTGAACCTGCACCTCGAAGGCGACGCCAACGACTACGTCGGCAAAGGCATGACCGGTGGCAAGGTCACCATCGTGCCACCTGCCGGCAGCCCGTTCGAAACCCAGCACAGCGCCATCGTCGGCAACACCTGCCTGTACGGTGCCACTGGCGGCAAGCTGTTCGCCGCCGGTACCGCGGGCGAGCGCTTCGCTGTGCGTAACTCTGGCGCCCACGCTGTTGTCGAGGGCACTGGCGATCACTGCTGTGAATACATGACCGGCGGCTTTGTCTGCGTCCTGGGCAAGACCGGTTACAACTTCGGCTCTGGCATGACCGGCGGCTTCGCCTACGTGCTCGACATGGACAACAGCTTCGTCGACAAGCTCAACCATGAACTGGTGGAAATCCAGCGCATCAGTGGTGAAGCGATGGAGGCGTACCGCAGCCACCTGGCGCGCGTCCTTGGCGAATACGTGGACGAGACCGGCAGCGAGTGGGGGCGTGAGCTCTTCGAGAACCTGGACGACTACGTGCGGCGCTTCTGGCTGGTCAAGCCGAAGGCGGCCAACCTCAAGCAACTGCTGTCCAGCACCCGTGCCAACCCGCAGTAA
- a CDS encoding pilus assembly protein PilP has translation MAERSARFRWGASVGLGVLVLALGCGLRLPELRHAQGQVNAQYEQLSEEHSAKAAQVRELARMRAALAATQQALHVARWRLAAGEGMSDLLDSLAASGHEFGLLFERLDVHEAVEQAHYRTIPLDVQVVGRYAALRLWLDEWLGQLRLLRVSDLSMNEVDGRPGLLRVRLRVHAHHADATTPAVASLADLPARAAPVPPLVDPFSAAPANVAPGELGRVPLAQLEMVGSLAQGGAHEALLLSAGQLYRVRLGDRLGRDEGVVVHIDEQRVDVRERWFVAREWHERTAVLTLRKPLDQEVMDKDEKAMDSGGVRLVDPAGDGSPHSG, from the coding sequence ATGGCCGAACGTTCCGCTCGCTTCAGGTGGGGCGCTTCAGTCGGTCTGGGTGTGTTGGTACTGGCGCTGGGGTGTGGGCTACGCCTGCCGGAGTTGCGGCACGCCCAAGGGCAAGTGAATGCACAGTATGAGCAGTTGAGCGAGGAACATTCGGCCAAGGCAGCCCAAGTGCGGGAGCTGGCACGCATGCGCGCTGCGCTGGCCGCCACACAGCAGGCGCTGCACGTTGCCCGGTGGCGTCTCGCCGCTGGCGAGGGCATGAGTGACCTGCTCGATTCGCTTGCCGCCTCAGGGCATGAATTTGGCCTGCTGTTCGAGCGGCTCGATGTGCATGAGGCGGTGGAGCAGGCGCACTACCGAACCATCCCCCTCGATGTTCAGGTGGTGGGCCGGTATGCAGCACTGCGCCTGTGGTTGGATGAATGGCTTGGGCAGCTGCGGCTGCTGCGCGTGAGTGACCTGAGCATGAACGAAGTCGATGGGCGGCCTGGATTGTTGCGCGTTCGTCTGAGGGTTCACGCGCATCATGCCGATGCTACGACGCCGGCCGTTGCGTCGTTGGCAGATTTGCCCGCTCGGGCAGCGCCCGTGCCGCCATTGGTCGATCCGTTCTCCGCAGCCCCGGCGAACGTGGCACCTGGCGAATTGGGCCGTGTGCCCTTGGCGCAGCTGGAAATGGTCGGGAGCCTGGCGCAAGGCGGCGCGCATGAAGCGCTGTTGTTGTCTGCAGGCCAGTTGTATCGCGTGCGCCTGGGCGATCGGCTCGGGCGCGATGAGGGTGTTGTGGTGCACATCGACGAGCAGCGGGTCGACGTGCGCGAGCGGTGGTTCGTGGCGCGTGAGTGGCATGAGCGCACAGCCGTACTCACCCTCCGAAAACCCCTGGACCAGGAGGTCATGGACAAGGATGAAAAGGCTATGGATAGCGGCGGCGTTCGTCTTGTCGATCCCGCTGGCGACGGCAGCCCCCACTCGGGGTGA
- the aroB gene encoding 3-dehydroquinate synthase, translating to MQTLKVDLGERSYPIYIGEGLLDQPELLAPHIAGRQVAIVSNETVAPLYLERLAKTLGAYSVLPVVLPDGEAHKNWETLQLIFDGLLTARHDRRTTVVALGGGVIGDMAGFAAACYQRGVDFIQVPTTLLSQVDSSVGGKTGINHPLGKNMVGAFYQPNAVLIDTTSLKTLPARELSAGLAEVIKYGLICDKPFLAWLEDNMKALRALDSTALTEAIRRSCAAKAAVVGADERESGVRATLNLGHTFGHAIETHMGYGVWLHGEAVSAGTVMALEMSMRLGWIDQAERDRGIRLLQDAGLPVVPPQEMTPAHFMEHMAVDKKVLDGRLRLVLLRQMGEAVITDDYPKEILQATLSADYRAIVAQL from the coding sequence ATGCAGACACTAAAGGTCGACCTGGGCGAGCGTAGCTACCCGATCTACATTGGCGAAGGCCTGCTGGACCAGCCCGAGTTGCTGGCGCCGCACATTGCCGGGCGGCAGGTCGCCATCGTTTCCAACGAAACCGTCGCGCCTCTGTACCTCGAACGCCTGGCCAAGACCCTGGGTGCCTATTCGGTGCTGCCCGTGGTGTTGCCTGACGGCGAAGCCCACAAGAACTGGGAAACGCTGCAATTGATCTTCGATGGCCTGCTCACTGCCCGGCACGACCGTCGCACCACCGTGGTGGCCCTTGGGGGCGGCGTGATCGGCGACATGGCCGGCTTTGCCGCTGCCTGCTACCAGCGCGGCGTCGATTTCATCCAGGTGCCGACCACCCTGTTATCCCAGGTCGACTCCTCGGTCGGCGGCAAGACCGGCATCAACCACCCGCTTGGCAAGAACATGGTCGGTGCCTTTTATCAGCCCAATGCGGTGCTGATCGACACCACCAGCCTCAAGACCCTGCCGGCGCGTGAGCTGTCCGCAGGCTTGGCTGAAGTGATCAAGTACGGCCTGATCTGCGACAAGCCGTTCCTCGCTTGGCTCGAGGACAATATGAAGGCCCTGCGTGCCTTGGACTCCACGGCCCTGACCGAAGCCATCCGCCGTTCCTGCGCAGCCAAGGCTGCGGTGGTCGGTGCCGATGAGCGCGAATCCGGCGTGCGGGCGACCCTGAACCTTGGGCATACCTTCGGCCATGCCATCGAAACCCATATGGGCTACGGCGTCTGGCTGCACGGCGAAGCCGTGTCGGCGGGCACGGTGATGGCCCTGGAAATGTCCATGCGGCTCGGCTGGATCGACCAGGCCGAGCGCGATCGCGGAATCCGCCTGTTGCAGGATGCAGGTTTGCCGGTGGTGCCACCACAGGAAATGACCCCGGCGCATTTCATGGAGCACATGGCGGTCGACAAGAAGGTGCTCGACGGGCGTCTGCGTCTGGTGCTGTTGCGCCAGATGGGCGAGGCCGTGATCACCGACGACTATCCGAAAGAGATTCTTCAGGCCACGCTGTCGGCGGATTACCGCGCGATCGTGGCCCAGCTTTGA
- a CDS encoding SPOR domain-containing protein, whose translation MTSLHADEAFLDHYQLSHDPFAPRVPGFKFFPAQRKPVLGQLHHLARYSQLMLVVTGPLGSGKTLLRQALVASTNKQSVQSVVVSARGASDAARVLAQVAQSLEVAQPEVQAILSKVVQLALTGQEVYLLVDDAEQLDESALQALLELAAGVPEGRPHVFLFGEPSLIAGLDELSIEEERFHVIELAPYSEEETREYLEQRLDGAGRGIEVFTREQIVDIHEHSDGWPGTINQVARDTLIEAMIASRSTAKRPSMGLKMPKKHVLALSAVVVVAVAAAVLMPKKGDKAPAEVPAAQAQLPLGEGQPGAAQANNGNPAIEFSGSSQPMPLPLVGQSQPVMREPLAQAAGMGDGEEGSPAGNTALQPGNPPTVTTIAPPQGVPAGPAPTLSKPTASAPVQPVAPAPKPVATQPAKPVAPAKPAPAPTQVATAKPAAKPVEKPAATGSSGGGWYAGQKPGNYVVQILGTSSEASAQAFVKAQGGDYRYFKKNLQGKPLYVVTYGSFANRDAAVAAIKNLPAKVQAGKPWPRTVASVQQELATAR comes from the coding sequence ATGACCAGTTTGCATGCCGATGAGGCCTTTCTCGACCATTACCAGTTGAGCCACGATCCGTTCGCGCCCCGCGTGCCCGGCTTCAAATTCTTCCCGGCACAGCGCAAGCCTGTGCTGGGCCAGCTGCATCACCTGGCCCGTTACAGCCAGCTGATGCTGGTGGTCACCGGCCCCCTGGGCAGCGGCAAGACCTTGCTGCGCCAGGCCCTGGTGGCCAGTACCAACAAGCAATCGGTGCAGAGCGTCGTGGTTTCTGCCCGTGGCGCCAGCGATGCGGCCAGGGTGCTCGCCCAGGTCGCGCAGTCGCTTGAGGTCGCCCAGCCTGAGGTCCAGGCCATACTGTCGAAGGTGGTGCAACTGGCGCTGACCGGGCAGGAAGTGTATTTGCTGGTGGACGATGCGGAACAACTCGACGAGTCGGCACTCCAAGCGTTGCTGGAGCTGGCGGCGGGTGTTCCGGAAGGGCGCCCGCACGTGTTCCTGTTCGGTGAGCCGTCGCTGATCGCCGGGCTGGATGAGCTGAGTATCGAGGAAGAGCGTTTCCACGTTATCGAGCTCGCCCCCTACAGCGAAGAGGAGACCCGCGAGTACCTGGAGCAGCGTCTGGATGGCGCCGGCCGGGGCATCGAGGTGTTCACCCGCGAACAGATCGTCGATATCCATGAACACTCCGACGGTTGGCCTGGCACAATCAACCAGGTCGCCCGTGACACTTTGATCGAAGCCATGATCGCCAGCCGTTCGACGGCCAAGCGACCATCCATGGGGTTGAAAATGCCTAAGAAACATGTGCTCGCGCTGTCCGCTGTGGTTGTGGTCGCCGTTGCTGCCGCGGTTCTCATGCCCAAGAAAGGCGACAAGGCACCTGCCGAGGTGCCGGCTGCCCAGGCTCAATTGCCATTAGGTGAAGGCCAGCCGGGCGCCGCCCAGGCCAATAATGGCAACCCGGCCATCGAGTTCTCCGGCTCGTCGCAGCCGATGCCACTGCCGCTGGTAGGGCAGTCGCAGCCGGTGATGCGCGAACCATTGGCCCAGGCCGCTGGCATGGGGGATGGCGAAGAGGGCAGCCCGGCCGGCAATACCGCGCTGCAGCCTGGCAACCCGCCGACCGTGACCACCATCGCACCGCCGCAAGGCGTGCCTGCCGGCCCGGCACCGACGCTGTCGAAGCCGACTGCCAGTGCACCGGTTCAGCCGGTTGCGCCTGCGCCAAAGCCCGTCGCAACCCAGCCTGCAAAACCGGTTGCACCTGCTAAGCCTGCGCCTGCGCCAACCCAGGTCGCCACAGCCAAGCCAGCTGCCAAGCCTGTCGAGAAGCCTGCGGCTACCGGCAGCAGCGGTGGTGGCTGGTATGCAGGCCAGAAACCGGGCAATTACGTGGTGCAGATCCTCGGCACCAGCTCCGAAGCCTCGGCCCAGGCCTTCGTCAAAGCCCAGGGTGGCGACTATCGCTACTTCAAGAAAAACCTGCAGGGCAAGCCGCTGTATGTCGTGACTTACGGCAGCTTCGCCAACCGTGACGCAGCGGTTGCGGCAATCAAGAACTTGCCAGCGAAGGTCCAGGCTGGTAAACCTTGGCCACGTACCGTCGCCAGCGTCCAACAAGAGCTGGCCACGGCCCGCTGA
- the aroK gene encoding shikimate kinase AroK → MRNLILVGPMGAGKSTIGRLLAKELRLLFKDSDKEIELRCGANIPWIFDKEGEPGFRDREQAMIAELCGLDGVVLATGGGAVMRDANRQALRQGGRVIYLHASVEQQVGRTARDRNRPLLRTANPEATLRALLEARDPLYREIADVVVETDERPPRMVVIDILERLQQLPPR, encoded by the coding sequence GTGCGAAATTTGATACTTGTGGGGCCAATGGGCGCTGGTAAAAGCACCATTGGACGCCTATTGGCCAAAGAGCTGCGCCTGCTGTTCAAAGATTCCGACAAGGAAATCGAACTGCGATGCGGCGCCAACATCCCGTGGATCTTCGACAAGGAAGGCGAGCCGGGCTTCCGTGACCGTGAGCAGGCGATGATCGCCGAGCTCTGCGGGCTCGACGGCGTAGTCCTGGCCACCGGCGGTGGCGCGGTAATGCGCGATGCCAACCGACAGGCGTTGCGCCAGGGCGGCCGGGTGATCTACCTGCATGCTTCGGTGGAGCAGCAGGTCGGTCGCACCGCACGTGATCGCAATCGCCCCCTGTTGCGTACCGCCAACCCGGAAGCGACCCTTCGCGCCCTGCTCGAAGCGCGTGATCCGCTCTACCGCGAGATCGCCGACGTGGTCGTTGAAACCGACGAGCGGCCACCGCGCATGGTGGTGATCGATATTCTCGAACGCTTGCAGCAGTTGCCGCCCCGATAA